The Chloroflexota bacterium genomic sequence ACCCAACTACCTATGTTTCCGGCAATATTACGATCCTGAATCGCGATGTCTTAAGTTTAACCACCGCCGATGTTGGCAACATCGATTTAGTCTATGATCGGGCGGCCTTGGTTGCTTTGCCCCACGAGATGCGTAACCACTATCGCGCGACGATCGATCAATTATTGCCTGTTGGCGGCCAGCAGATGATTATCACTTTAGAATATGCGCCGCTGATGGCTACCCCACCATTTAGTATTACGCCGACCGAGATTGAGTTTTACTATGGTGAGCGTTATTTTATTAGCCATTTTGCTGCGCCCAGTCAGCCCGAACACCGCATGGTCGCTAAATTCAGCTTGCAATTTCTCAAAGAACATGGCTTTTTGATTACGCGCTATCAGAAGTAGGCACGAGGGGCCAGGGGTAAGGGGCTAGGGTTCAGGGAGTGAGTCTATTGGCTGAAGGCTATCGGAATATTTTGTGGTAGCTCATTAATCCGATAGCCTTCAGCCTCACTCCCCTTCGTGCGCTTCGTGTCCTTCGTGGATCAAACCTGATCCCTACACTCTGGCCCCTGATTCCTCGCTCCTTCGTGCACTTCGTGTCCTTCGTGGATCAAACCCGATCCCCGACCCCCAACAACTGATCCCCAAGCCTTACAACCTTGGATCGATTGGCTCACTTTCAAGGGCAAGCACCCCAAAAACGCATTCATGGACGCGGCGCAATGGCTCACGATTGACAAAACGATCAAGGGCTTCGAGGCCTAAGGCAAATTCGCGCAGCGCCAACGAACGTTTACCACTCAGGCCGCGCTGGCGTAAGCGCTCCAAGTTTTCGGGTAAATCGTATTCAGGTCCATAGATGATGCGCAGATATTCAGCGCCACGACATTTGATCGCAGGTTGCACGATACCACGAGCATTCTGGACAACCCATTGTTTGGGCTTGATGACGATACCTTCACCGCCCGCCGCTGTCAGTTTTTGCCACCATTCGATCGTTTGCTCAACGCTGGTTTGATCGTGCAAATCGACCACGCGATAGGGTGTGGCTACCAATAAACGCGGCTCGGCCTCGGCCAAGGCTGCCAAAGTTTGCATATGCCACTCGTGGTCACGATCATACAATGGGCGTTGTTCGCAAGCCAAGAGATGAAACGGGGCTAAACGCAAATCATCGAGGCTGCGCACAGGCCAGCAATAGTGTTGGTAGGCCTCAACATAGCCTTGCACCGCCTGTTGGCGCAGTTGGGTATGGGCAATCAACGCTTGCAACTCAACCGATTCGGGCATGCGCGTGACGGTCTGGCGCAACGCGGCTTGGGCCGCGCTCATGCTAGCAGTTGCGGCAGCTCCAACTGGCGCATATTGATTTTGAATCAAATCATGCGCTTTGGCCGACCACGGCAGCACTTCACAATCTAAGGCAAACCAGCCTGAATCGAAGCTTTCCCACCAATTAAGCGTGCTAATTGCTTGTTGTAGCCGTTGCAGAAATGCCGTTTCAAGCTCAGGATCGCTGAAGAAGCGCCGCCCAGTGCGGGTGTAACACACGCCAATCTGCTCACCAGTTACCCCAAAACGCTCACGAGCAACCTCGCTATCGCGGCAGATAATCACAATCGCCCGCGAACCCATATGCTTAGTTTCGCATACAACTTCGTTGACCCCCGCCCGCCGATAATATTCTAAGGCTTCGGCAGGATGCTCCAAGAAACTGCCAAGTTGGCTGGTTTCAGAAGGCGACATCGTTGGTGGTAAGTAAATCAGCCATTGTGGCTCGATGGCAAAACGGCTGATCACTTCCAAGGCGGCGCTGGTTTGTTCTTCGCGCAGGTTGATTTGGCTGATCAAACTAGTGCTGATTTGCAGCTTGCCTTGAAAATCGCTCAAATCGAGCACTTGATCATGGGCTTGCTGGGCTGAAAGTTGGGTCGCATTCATTTCTAAAGGCCGTTTGGGAATGGCATATTGGGCAAAGGCTGGCACTCGCACAAACTCACGTTCGGGATAACGCAGCGCGGTGAGTGCTCCGCCAAAGGCACAGCCAGTATCAATATCAACCGTGTTGTTCAGCCATTCGGGTTGGGGAATTGGCGTATGACCATAGACCACCAAGCCCTCGCCCCGATATTCTTTGGCCCACGGATAGCGCACGGGCAAGCCAAATTCATCGGTTTCGCCTGTGGTCTCGCCATACAAGGCAAATTCACGCACCCGCTTCGACATCCGGCCTTGTAACTCTTGCTTCATGCCAGCGTGTGCCACCACCAACTTGCCATCATCAAAGATCAGATGACTGACCATGCCTTCGATAAAATGGCGGACTGCTTGGCGAAACGTCTCATCAGTTTCGGCTAAAGCTTGCATGGTTTCGGCCAGTCCATGGGTTTGTTTGACTTTACGTCCAGCCAAGGCTCGTGCCATTTTATCGTCGTGGTTGCCAGGTACGCACAAAGCTGCGCCCGTTTCAACCATGCTCATCACCAAGCGCAACACCCCAACTGAATCTGGCCCGCGATCAACTAAATCGCCGACGAACACCGCGCGACGGCCAGCAGGCGGCGTGACCGTAAAGCCATAATTATGGCCTGGCGTGAGGTTGATGCTATAGCCCAATTCCAGCAGCAAGCGCTCAAGTTCAGGGTAGCAGCCGTGCACATCGCCAATTATATCGAAGGGGCCATGCTCGGCTTTGCGGTTGCTCCAAGCGCGTTGGCGCACAATTTCAACGCTATCAACCTGCTCAGGTGTAACGTTATGCACTACCCGAAAGCCTTCGTCGTGCAGCGTGCGCAGCGAACGCCGCAAATTATCGATTTGGCGCTTGACCACAAAATCGCCAAAATCGCGATTGGGGCGGCCTAAATTACGCTCCAAACAAACGCGTTCAGGCGTGTGCAGCACAATCGCCACGGGCCAAACGTGGTAATGGCGAGCCAAGGCCAGCAACGGTTTCCGTGCTTCGGCCTGCACATTGGTCGCATCGATCACGGTCAAACGGCCCAAGGCTAGGCGCTTGGCGGCAATGGTGTAAACCAAATCAAAGGCATCAGCTGAGACTGATTGATCAGTTTCATCATCGGTGAGCATTGCGCGACAGGCATCGGACGAAATAATTTCGGTTGGCTTGAAATAGCGCTGCGCAAAGGTCGATTTGCCTGAGCCAGAAGCCCCAATCAATACTACCAACGATAATTCAGGTATTCCTAATTCCATGAAACCAGCTCCTTAGTCCACTTGGGCGCGGCGTGCTTGGAGCAACCAAGCATTCGCCGCCGCTAGATCGGGCAAAATTGGTAGTTTGGTTGCAGCATAGGCTTGTTCAAATTCAGCATGCAGGGCGATTCGCCAACGATTAATCGTATCCCATTCCAATTCGCCAGCGCGAATCGCCATCAGTTGATCGTGTTCGGCAACGTGGCGCAACCGTAATTCGCCATGGCGCAAAGCGTGGATGCCGCTCAGCAACAAGCGAATCAAATGCATCACATGTTTCCAGCGCAAGCTGCCATGGGTGCGTAAATCGCGCTCAAGCAAGCGAAATTGGGCCAACACATAGCTGTTATGGCTTTGATAGATTCGGCTGGTCAGCAATTTATGGCGCATCGCACGTAGCTCCAAGGCCAACGGCGAGGCATGTTCAACCAAGTCGGTATATAAACATTCAAGCGCATTTGGATTGGCACGCAACAGCAAATTCAAAAATTTTTGCACTTCCCAATAGTGTTCTTGGGTTTCAACAAATTCATATTGTTCGGGCACAGTCGCCAAGCCCCAATTGACCGTTGCTGGTGGCACGAAAAAACCACGCCAATCAGTATCCGATTCGGGCGTATTCAAGCCGTAGGCACGTGAGCCAACCACACAACGATACTGAATCCATTGGCGGTTTTCAGTGAGTTGCGGTTGCTCCAAGCTCAACAATGGATCGTTAAATTGCTTGCGCAGGCCAAAATCTTGGCGAGTGAGTTGCAAAACCGTACCATCAACACAGCGCACCGTGTAATATTCGCTATGTTCGCAGGGCGTTGCAACCACTTGGGCCACGCTATGTTTGGCCTGATGATCGATCGTGCGCAACAGCACCACGTGGGTTCCGAGCGCCAAGTGCAGTTTAGGTTGCATCTTCAAACACCCCCAATTGCGACGGTGCACCATGGTTGAGATCTTCTGGCCCCAACGGTTCGATGCTGACGCGATAGTTGTGGCTTGCCGCGACTCGTTCGGCCCAAGCTGCAAATTCCGCCCGCGTCCATTCAAAACGATGATCGCGGTGGCGCAGCTGATCGGCGGGCAAACTTGGAAACAATTGATTGTACTCACGGTTGGGCGTGGTTACGAGCACCAATTTTGGGCGGGCAAAACCAAATACAGTTTGTTCAAACGCCGCCAAATGCCCAAGCTCAAGGTGCTCCAAAACTTCGACGATTGCGGCGGCATCGAAGCCTTTCAATCGAGCATCGCGATAGAGCAAAGAGCCATGCAGCAAGCTCAAGCGTTGGCTTTGACGTTCGGACAAGCGTTCAATCCGTTGCTTCAAGATTGCCAAAGAACGGGTGCTCAAATCCATGCCGACTACCGCACTAAATTGGCTCTCTTTGAGCAATTCGCGCAAAAGCTTGCCTTCGCCACAGCCCAAATCGAGAATCCGTTGTGCTCCACTGGCCTTCAAACGCTGCACAATCACACTATGGCGCTGAGTATGCAGGCTTTGGCGTTCGCTTGGTTCGCTCACTTGCGCCTGATCTGGCTCGGTTTGGGTTGTAGTTTCAGGCGCAACTGCTTGGAGTAAATGCTCAAGCGCAGCACTTGTGAGGCTTTTTTGATAGCGCAAATAACGGGTTGTAATCAACTCGCATTCTGGATGTTGCGCCAACCACCCATCGCCTTTGCGTAACAATTTGCTCACCT encodes the following:
- a CDS encoding thiopurine S-methyltransferase — encoded protein: MEATFWINSWQQGGSATSFHRRDIHPYVEHFATPEFLQGKRVLVPLCGKTNDLRWFSQYAEAVIGVELVTTAIEQFFVEQELDYVQPNPTTYVSGNITILNRDVLSLTTADVGNIDLVYDRAALVALPHEMRNHYRATIDQLLPVGGQQMIITLEYAPLMATPPFSITPTEIEFYYGERYFISHFAAPSQPEHRMVAKFSLQFLKEHGFLITRYQK
- a CDS encoding polynucleotide kinase-phosphatase, with product MELGIPELSLVVLIGASGSGKSTFAQRYFKPTEIISSDACRAMLTDDETDQSVSADAFDLVYTIAAKRLALGRLTVIDATNVQAEARKPLLALARHYHVWPVAIVLHTPERVCLERNLGRPNRDFGDFVVKRQIDNLRRSLRTLHDEGFRVVHNVTPEQVDSVEIVRQRAWSNRKAEHGPFDIIGDVHGCYPELERLLLELGYSINLTPGHNYGFTVTPPAGRRAVFVGDLVDRGPDSVGVLRLVMSMVETGAALCVPGNHDDKMARALAGRKVKQTHGLAETMQALAETDETFRQAVRHFIEGMVSHLIFDDGKLVVAHAGMKQELQGRMSKRVREFALYGETTGETDEFGLPVRYPWAKEYRGEGLVVYGHTPIPQPEWLNNTVDIDTGCAFGGALTALRYPEREFVRVPAFAQYAIPKRPLEMNATQLSAQQAHDQVLDLSDFQGKLQISTSLISQINLREEQTSAALEVISRFAIEPQWLIYLPPTMSPSETSQLGSFLEHPAEALEYYRRAGVNEVVCETKHMGSRAIVIICRDSEVARERFGVTGEQIGVCYTRTGRRFFSDPELETAFLQRLQQAISTLNWWESFDSGWFALDCEVLPWSAKAHDLIQNQYAPVGAAATASMSAAQAALRQTVTRMPESVELQALIAHTQLRQQAVQGYVEAYQHYCWPVRSLDDLRLAPFHLLACEQRPLYDRDHEWHMQTLAALAEAEPRLLVATPYRVVDLHDQTSVEQTIEWWQKLTAAGGEGIVIKPKQWVVQNARGIVQPAIKCRGAEYLRIIYGPEYDLPENLERLRQRGLSGKRSLALREFALGLEALDRFVNREPLRRVHECVFGVLALESEPIDPRL
- a CDS encoding nucleotidyltransferase domain-containing protein: MQPKLHLALGTHVVLLRTIDHQAKHSVAQVVATPCEHSEYYTVRCVDGTVLQLTRQDFGLRKQFNDPLLSLEQPQLTENRQWIQYRCVVGSRAYGLNTPESDTDWRGFFVPPATVNWGLATVPEQYEFVETQEHYWEVQKFLNLLLRANPNALECLYTDLVEHASPLALELRAMRHKLLTSRIYQSHNSYVLAQFRLLERDLRTHGSLRWKHVMHLIRLLLSGIHALRHGELRLRHVAEHDQLMAIRAGELEWDTINRWRIALHAEFEQAYAATKLPILPDLAAANAWLLQARRAQVD
- a CDS encoding 3' terminal RNA ribose 2'-O-methyltransferase Hen1, with amino-acid sequence MLLTLTTTHTPATDLGFILHKHPDRVQTFPLPFGAAHIFYPEANAERCTIAMLLDVDPVALVRGNRGGEGMLSQYVNDRPYVASSLLCVAMGDVFSSAMAGVCKKRPELVDLVLPLTVELPVVAVRAKAGLSLIQRLFEPLGYQVSAEPIANDNSANSYLALKLSANLTVKQLLTHIYVLIPVLDNAKHYWIGNDEVSKLLRKGDGWLAQHPECELITTRYLRYQKSLTSAALEHLLQAVAPETTTQTEPDQAQVSEPSERQSLHTQRHSVIVQRLKASGAQRILDLGCGEGKLLRELLKESQFSAVVGMDLSTRSLAILKQRIERLSERQSQRLSLLHGSLLYRDARLKGFDAAAIVEVLEHLELGHLAAFEQTVFGFARPKLVLVTTPNREYNQLFPSLPADQLRHRDHRFEWTRAEFAAWAERVAASHNYRVSIEPLGPEDLNHGAPSQLGVFEDAT